GGTGAAAGGTGAAGTGACGAAACTACGATATGTGGGGAGAGTGAGCTGCAACGTGTTTGCACGTTCAGGCTACTGCGCCGTTCAGGGCAGGAGGGTGAAGGGTAAAGAAAGAGCCTTGAGGTTGCCGCGACCACCGGATGGCAACAGGCTTGATGTGCCGGGCCTGGACATTAACGAGCGAACGATACGGGACGTGAGAAACTCAGGTGGGTGCCTGGAGATAGCCGGTGCGTTCTTCTAGCCGCAAGACATTATGTGAGTCGTTAGGTGTTGAGTGAATGAAGCCGGACGCGACATGCACTCTGCTCACTATCGATAGGGCAACGATAGTAGGCTGAGCTAAGAATATTGCATCATCGACCAATAAGCATCAGATCATACAAGGCAAAACGTTCCAAACGGTCAAGGACAGGCTGGAAGGCTCGAAGTGTTTGCACAAAGGCTGGTGAGTTGTTCCCGAGGCTGAGTCCTTCGCCATTGTTCCGGTGAAAAACGTGTAACGTGTAAGCAAACGATCTGCCGTGCAACGGCGCTTGGACACTACCAACATGGCAAAATCAGATTCAGTCATCTACCAAACTTATCTCCTTCTCTCCCTATGACGTAGCCACTGTTCTCAAATTAATGTGGTGCAATGGTCTTGCTCGAAAAGCGGGTTGAGAGAGTCAAAATGCTTGGGAAACACAGGTCGAGTGGTGGGAAACGAACACATTGTGCATTGGCAGCTCCACTATGTACACAGTCCCTCAAAGAATCTCGCGAAGACTGAAGTAGGAAATCTTTCTTGATCAGATTCAGCTAAGTGTACACAAAATACAGTTGCCGCCTCAACGCTCAACTCTCTTCTCTATTCTACATCCCCAATTTACGACAGCATCCTGCTCATGTCGCCACGGATACGGTTGTAGTCCAGGAGACCCTCGATCTGACCAACGGCAGAGATGGCAATGTCGCGGTCCCAGAGCTTCTTCTGGGCAAAAGCCATGACGTCCTTCTCGGTGATGCGGCCAACGACGCGCTCGACCTCCTCGGGCGATAACCTGCGGCCGGTGGTGATGATCTGGCGACCAATGTCCTCGGCAACGGCGGTTGTGCcgtcgagggcgaggagaATCGAGGCCTTGAGCTGAGCCTTGGCGCGCTCGACCTCGGCAGAGGAGACGTTCATCGACAAGCGGGACCACTCGCGGAGGGTGAAGTGGACGAGGTCGTCGAGCTGGGTGACGTTGTTGGAGGTCAGGTAGATACCCCACAGACTAGGAAGGGTTAGCAGGTGCGCGTGCGCGTGCGTGTGCGTGCGCGTGCGGCGTCTAGACTTACCCAGTGTCCGAGTACGATGTGGAGAAGGACATGAAGCTGTTCGCCAGGTTGTTCTGCGAGACGAAAGCGCTGAGCTTGCTGCCGAGGTATGCCGAGTTGCCCATGGAGCGGTCCCAGTTGCCAACGATGGCCTGGGTGACGAGCGCAGTGAAGTAGTCGGGGTCGCTCCAGCTGACACCCTCGACGGCAATGGCGATGTTGGCGCTGCCCATGGTGTCGTCTCGGAGCCTGACCTCGGAGCCGATGAATTCgggcttctgcttctgctcgGCGGCGACGATCTTGTTGGAGTAATCCTGGGGCTCGGCGGGGAGGTTGGCGAAGTGCTTCTCGGCGAGCTCGACGAGCTGCTGGTGGGGGACGCCGCCAGCACCAACGAGGACCATGCGGTCGGCGGTGTAGTTGGTCTTGATGTAGTTCTCGAGGTCGGAGCGCTGAATGCTCTCGATGTTCTCGCGGGGGCCGAGGATGGTGCGTCCGAGCGGCTGGCCCTGGTAGGCGGTGGCGTGCAGGTGGTCGAAGACAACCTCCTCAAGCTGCTTGTCGACCTCCTCCTGCTCGCGGAGGATGACGTCGCGCTCGCGCTCGATGGCGGCGTTCTCGAGCTTCGAGTTTTGGAGGATGTCGGAGAGGATGTCGACGGCGGCGGGCACGTCGTTGTTGAAGGCCTTGGCATAGTAGACGGTGTTCTCGCGCTGTGTCCGTCAGTATCCATCCCGTGCACGGTGCGGATGCCAATGTCCTCCAGCACGTACAGAAGTGTAGGCGTTCAGGTGTCCGCCCATGTTCTCAATCTCAAGCTCCAACTGCTGCTGGGTGCGCTTCTCGGTGCCCTGCGTCCATCGTTAACTCCCGGCTTCCATCCGTTGCCAGCCGTGCGCTCCGTACCTTGAAAGCAAGGTGCTCGAGGAAGTGAGCGGTTCCGTTGGTCTTGTCCGTCTCGCCGCGGGAGCCAGCATCGACCCACACGCCGACGGTCGATGTCTGAGCCCATGGGGAGTGCTCGGTAGCAATCTGCGCGCAAGGGTCAATTGCAGTCCTGGTGTTTCCTAGAGCGTCGCGCATACCGTGAAGCCGTTGCTGAGCGTGGTGCTCTCCGTCTTGGAGCCGTAGGTGACGGGTGTTGCAAGGCCTCTTGTCAAGGGTGACTTTGAGGACTTGACGCTGTTGATAGCCGCGCGGGAGCGCAAGCTCCGCTGCAGGTTCAGTGCGAGCTGCCGGGAAGCCATTGCGTCGGCTCGCTGTGCGAGAGGGGATGGCGGATGTGGGGAGGGGGGATAGGTGGTTGATGAAGATTGAGAGCCGGGAAAGTAAGTCGGGGCGTCGCAAAACACGTGAGTGATTTTCAGCTGCACGCTGATAGGTCGAGTCACTACGACAACATAAAACGAACCCTCGACATGATCCTGCCAGCTTTGCAAACTACCACGCGCCAAAAAAACCATCAAGACTTTGTTCGTCATGGCTTGCAGAATCTTGTAGTCAGCGACGAGATCCCCATGTACTCAATGATATCGTCCACCACAGCATCTGCACACATACTGCGCTTTCCTCCCATCGCCAGTCTAACTAACGTTTCTCGCTGGATCAGTATAGTCCCATGCAGCAATAAAGTCATGGCTAGCATTTAATGCCTGGCGTGAAACTTGAATGGCACCATCTGCGCGGTACTTTGTAGATGTGTTTGCTGTGATTCACTTTACCTCCATCTTGTGGGGAGTATCAAACTGTTGCCATTTACAACAACTACCACTATGAGTAATGTCGAGAGGCGATGACTATGTTGCTGGAGCTGGAGAGCTGATAGATACGAGCTTGCATCATCTAAACCCTTGGTACTGCACGCGATTCAGACCACGAACTTTGTAGATTGGTTCATTTTAGAGCTGCACCATACAACTGCTCTGTAGACGACAAGAACGACAACGACATGTATTTTGTGCATTCAACTGTTCCTACTATCACATATATCCCACACaagccccccccccccccccccaatCAGCTCCTCTACGCTGTCCACAGCTGACGGATAGCCTCGGTGATGCCGACATCGTTTGTCTCGAACGAGTACAAAGCAACGCCCACAAGAACAGTCCCTGCGCGAAGCGCCCAGTTGGCCGCGTTGCGGACAAAAGGTACGCGCTTGGAGGGGAAGTAGTCGATGATGCACGACTCGAAACCGATGTGCGAGTGGACGACGAGCAGGGCGCAGAGGATCGAGTCGGTGACGGGGTTCAGCGAGCCGGCGGCGAAGGGCGCAATGGTCAGGGGAATCAATCCGGCGGAGACGATCCTGAATACTGTTAGTTATGGTCGTTTGTAGCATAGCCGGTCTTCGGCCAATATGCCCCGTCCGTCTCTTGTATAGCCGGAGTAGACATCACCCACCTCTCGAAGCTCCAGTGGTAGCTGCCGTGGGCGTAGCTGGGCTCGGGAACCGGGACCGGTTCATTTGCTGTTCCAATAATCTTCTGGGGGAGCGGGGGCAGGATCTGGTTCCTCTGGGTTGCGTGGAAGGCGGCAACTCGTGTGGAGTTCTGGAACGCCGGCTTGAACTGGGCCATGGCGGTGCTGGGGCGCACAAAGGCCGACATCATGCGCTGAGAGGCGGCGGGCGCCTGGCGGAAGACGGTGGGACGCATGAGGGAGGCCATTGCTGTGCGTGTGTGCGTGATACTGTGGGGGAGAAAGCAGAGTGCGGTCGTGATGTCGACGGTATGCGATGGCCGAGGATGATGTTACCTCCTGTCAGCCAATCAGCATGCTGCTGAGTAACATCGAAAATGCCTCCGGTTCGGGATTTAGCGGGCTGCGACATGCACTCGACGAACATGTGGGCGAGCGTACATCCAACATGCACAAACAGTGTTGAAGCAATTTCCTGAAATCAGAAGTTGGAAAGCATAGTGCGTCTCGTTGCTGCATTTGCTCTCCACGCACGCATTCGTCCGCATGATGTGTTGACTCGTGCAAGACCCGTACAGCTTGCTCTGTGAGCGCAATTGATCTCCCCATTCACATTGCTTAAAGGTAGACAGACTGTTGCTATTCATCTAACCAACAGCGCCCCTGCAACATTACATTGCAAGCCAACAGCCGCCTCGAGTATGCTACTGTACGGACATTCAATCCTTCGAGCTTTGAACCATGCTCTCGCTTTGAATCATGCTCTCGTTTTGACCCACCGGTTAAATGTGTACGATGGTAAGTTACGGTTTGATAGCTCTGTCTCGCTACGGCGACGCTGTAGACCTGGCCTGTCAAAGCAAGCGTTCACCATGTCAGATAGAACTTGAATGTGTTGGCGCAGGGACACGAACGATTGAGTGGCTGATCAATCGCATACGTGATATACCTACTCTCTTGCAAAAGGAAGTCAGACACAAAAGCAGTGCAGAAATCACGGTGTGGTACAGGCAACTCAAGTATCTCGCCATTGCTCGCAGTGACGATCATAAACCACACTGCGGTGTGTCGTTGCGATACCCTGGCCCAAAACCACATCCATGCTCAAGGTCCCAATCGCACTGAACGCGACTGGAGCCCTCATGCTTCTTCCACTTCGCCCAGACATCCTCATCGGGATTGCACACGATGCCTTGCCTTTTGATCATCTTCTCGTTGTCTAGGTCCTCGACATACTCAGATGCAGCATTGGAGTAGATAAGAGAGCCACAAAtatactcttcttcttcgtcggAACTCTTGATTCCGAGTACATGAACAATCCTGGCTTTCAACATGGAGGCCAGTCCGAACCCGCCCGAAAGCATCGGCAGCAACCGATGGCACAGTATGCGTTGGTGTAGTCGATTTGAGGATAGAAAACGCTGTGCTTAATCCAACTCAGAGTGTAGTCAAGGCCACCCTAGCACCCAATAAATTGATCGTGACTGATTTCATGCGAGGGTTGCAGGCGAGCCCTCGCAACCATGTCCTGATAGCTCTCGTGGTCTTCCTCGGTCGCCTCCTCCCAGGCCGCATGGTCCATGCCCAGCGGTATACTTTGTCGAGGATTGAAGGAAACACTAATATTCTTGACCAACTTCAGTGCACGTTTTGAAAAGAGCCATCGATTATTGTGAACTATGTTGGTGTGGCTCGGGCCATAAATGGCAGCAGGAGGAGCTCTGAATGGCTGTCTGAGGTGAAAGAAGTCTGGAAGAACAAACAAGTTCTTAGACATATAGACTTCCTCAGCCTCATCGTGGATTTGTTTGCAGACTCGCAAAATCTGCAGCGAGGGCGTGTCGTAAGATGACCATCCCTCGTACCTACTGTATATACAGTAACCTTCCGGactatagaagaccttaCCAACAATTGCGAGGTACTCGTAGATCTCCATTCTCAATTCAGTCGGAAGGTCCAGGAAACGGAATGGGATATGCATTGCAGAGGAGGAGCCAACCCTGTGACTGATCAGTGGTATGCCAGGGAAGTGGTTCGCCCGGTAGTTGCCCGGCATCCATGGGTTGCATGGCTGTATGAAGGACTTGATCGCACCGATCGGGAAAATGGAGGTGAAAGTGTATCTGCTAGTCCGTTTGTAGCTAGCCATCTATGAAAACATTGATTAGAGAAGCCAGCTGGTGACTGAATGAGAGCCGTGAGTTCAACTCAAGCTCAGTCTCAAGCTCACCTTAAGAAGCCCTGAGCGCGACTCAACACTCGAGGGTGAGAGACGTGACCAGAGGCCTACGGTGAAGGCACCGGGCGAATCAACTTGTTTAGAGGCGAGTGTCGAGAGCTGTGTGAGACTGCTCCTACGGTTCTGAGTTGGCGAGTGAGAGGAGCTGACGAGAAAGGAAAGCACAAACAAACCACGCTTCGTCAGCGTCAGCAAAAGGACTGAACGCAAATTTGCGGTAGTGGTAGAGCGAGAGACGACAGGCACAATGTGAGTGTGTTGAAGAAGCCCCTGCGAATTCTACATATCGCTGGAAATCTTTTTTTGGTAGCAACTGAAGGATTGTAGGAAA
This genomic interval from Ascochyta rabiei chromosome 5, complete sequence contains the following:
- a CDS encoding Mitochondrial processing peptidase, with amino-acid sequence MASRQLALNLQRSLRSRAAINSVKSSKSPLTRGLATPVTYGSKTESTTLSNGFTIATEHSPWAQTSTVGVWVDAGSRGETDKTNGTAHFLEHLAFKGTEKRTQQQLELEIENMGGHLNAYTSRENTVYYAKAFNNDVPAAVDILSDILQNSKLENAAIERERDVILREQEEVDKQLEEVVFDHLHATAYQGQPLGRTILGPRENIESIQRSDLENYIKTNYTADRMVLVGAGGVPHQQLVELAEKHFANLPAEPQDYSNKIVAAEQKQKPEFIGSEVRLRDDTMGSANIAIAVEGVSWSDPDYFTALVTQAIVGNWDRSMGNSAYLGSKLSAFVSQNNLANSFMSFSTSYSDTGLWGIYLTSNNVTQLDDLVHFTLREWSRLSMNVSSAEVERAKAQLKASILLALDGTTAVAEDIGRQIITTGRRLSPEEVERVVGRITEKDVMAFAQKKLWDRDIAISAVGQIEGLLDYNRIRGDMSRMLS
- a CDS encoding membrane anchor subunit of succinate dehydrogenase, Sdh4, translating into MASLMRPTVFRQAPAASQRMMSAFVRPSTAMAQFKPAFQNSTRVAAFHATQRNQILPPLPQKIIGTANEPVPVPEPSYAHGSYHWSFERIVSAGLIPLTIAPFAAGSLNPVTDSILCALLVVHSHIGFESCIIDYFPSKRVPFVRNAANWALRAGTVLVGVALYSFETNDVGITEAIRQLWTA